The following proteins come from a genomic window of Methanosarcina sp. MTP4:
- a CDS encoding aconitase X has translation MHLTKEEERILNGEAGETLRKALEILTALGDIYGADRLIPIKSAQIAGVSYKTIGDAGLEWISDLEGKVKVPSILNPAGMDLERWDRLDISPDFAEKQKAIVKAYEKLGVSCECTCTPYTLEGFSVSYGDHLAWSESSAVSYANSVLGAQTNREGGPSALSAALLGKTANYGFHLDENRVPTVSITVDCSLNRSDYGALGYVAGKLVGSRVPLLHLQNTPKTDELKALGAAMAASGAVALYHVEGVTPDACRQDFEPPEEKIIIEKSQLDEVYESRCGAGKEPELITIGCPHCSAAELEEAAGLLKGKTVSKEIWVFTSRELANRFPEYMETIEKSGAKVVCDTCMVVSPATNRYSCVMVNSGKAFAYVPGMCGAEAVYGSMEACIEEALGGKEKKDKKEMEEEKWEMEEEKWENERPKKEKKEGGSH, from the coding sequence ATGCACCTTACGAAAGAAGAAGAACGGATCCTTAACGGAGAAGCCGGGGAAACCCTCCGAAAAGCCCTGGAAATCCTGACAGCCCTGGGAGATATCTACGGCGCGGACAGACTGATTCCCATCAAGAGCGCCCAGATAGCCGGAGTTTCCTACAAGACAATAGGGGATGCCGGGCTGGAATGGATATCGGACCTTGAAGGAAAAGTGAAAGTTCCCTCGATCCTGAACCCTGCCGGAATGGACCTTGAGAGGTGGGACAGACTCGACATCTCCCCCGACTTTGCGGAAAAGCAAAAGGCAATCGTTAAGGCTTACGAAAAACTCGGGGTCAGCTGTGAGTGCACCTGCACCCCCTATACCCTCGAAGGCTTCTCGGTAAGCTACGGCGACCACCTGGCCTGGAGCGAATCTTCGGCTGTTTCATATGCAAACTCCGTGCTCGGGGCGCAGACTAACCGGGAAGGGGGACCCTCAGCCCTTTCGGCGGCCCTCCTCGGAAAGACCGCAAACTACGGGTTCCACCTGGATGAGAACAGGGTTCCGACAGTTTCGATTACAGTGGACTGTTCCCTGAATAGGTCCGATTACGGGGCACTGGGCTATGTGGCCGGAAAACTCGTAGGGAGCAGGGTTCCCCTCCTGCACCTGCAAAATACCCCGAAAACCGACGAACTAAAAGCCCTCGGAGCGGCAATGGCAGCGTCGGGGGCAGTTGCTCTTTACCACGTGGAAGGAGTTACCCCCGATGCCTGCAGGCAGGACTTCGAACCCCCGGAGGAAAAAATCATAATCGAAAAAAGTCAGCTTGACGAAGTTTACGAGAGCCGCTGCGGTGCCGGGAAAGAACCAGAACTTATCACAATCGGCTGCCCTCACTGCTCGGCGGCAGAACTCGAAGAAGCAGCTGGACTTTTGAAAGGAAAAACCGTTTCGAAAGAGATCTGGGTCTTTACTTCCAGGGAACTTGCAAACCGCTTCCCCGAATACATGGAAACCATTGAAAAGAGCGGGGCAAAAGTGGTCTGCGACACATGCATGGTGGTCTCCCCCGCAACCAACAGGTATTCCTGCGTCATGGTAAACTCAGGGAAAGCCTTTGCTTACGTGCCTGGGATGTGCGGGGCTGAAGCGGTTTACGGGAGTATGGAAGCCTGCATAGAAGAAGCTCTTGGAGGAAAGGAGAAAAAAGACAAAAAGGAAATGGAAGAGGAAAAATGGGAAATGGAAGAGGAAAAATGGGAAAATGAAAGGCCTAAAAAAGAGAAAAAGGAAGGTGGTTCCCATTAA
- a CDS encoding DUF126 domain-containing protein, producing MVPIKLKGRTIARGSAEGEVLLSRDPISFLGSVDPQTGIIVEEGHALAGKSIRGKVLVFPHGKGSTVGSYVMYQLKKNGAAPVAIINLETEPIVAVGAIISEIPLVDMLEKNPYEVLKDGDVVRVDGSGGYVETLE from the coding sequence GTGGTTCCCATTAAACTGAAAGGCCGGACGATTGCCCGGGGCTCTGCGGAAGGAGAAGTGCTGCTTTCAAGGGACCCGATATCTTTCCTGGGCAGTGTGGACCCTCAGACAGGGATTATTGTTGAAGAAGGCCACGCCCTTGCAGGAAAATCCATCAGGGGAAAAGTCCTTGTCTTTCCCCACGGGAAAGGTTCAACCGTGGGTTCTTACGTTATGTACCAGCTAAAGAAAAACGGGGCTGCCCCTGTTGCGATCATCAACCTCGAAACCGAACCCATTGTAGCCGTGGGCGCAATAATTTCGGAAATCCCTCTTGTGGACATGCTGGAAAAGAACCCCTACGAAGTCTTAAAAGATGGGGACGTGGTCCGCGTGGACGGAAGCGGCGGGTACGTGGAAACCCTTGAATAA
- a CDS encoding site-2 protease family protein codes for MNQADKNRRKHKQNFDAEEIVSRIYPFIIRVFEVYEIQNSGEALYFYGTPKTDAEHITQELWTPLQQRKLEFSLKYELGEHVLVIAPEKTARKKPWVNLALLVATIFTTMISGAVMFGVDLGNEPLEFIRGLPFTLAIMAVLGSHEMAHYAAAKYHGMKTSLPYFIPFPTFIGTMGAVIKYRGPIPSRKALFDVGIAGPIVGLLVSIAVTVIGLSMEVPRVDPLPNVLMIDLGLPPLFIIIQKLLGVSGDSLHPVAFAGWVGMFVTLMNLLPAGQLDGGHVLRAMLGKKAAYVSTAMPFVLLSTGLYVSYWLKEDGLIWIFWALFLSLFAAAGHPSPLHDKVELDKKRILIGVITFIMGMLCFTLVPFKFMG; via the coding sequence ATGAACCAGGCAGATAAAAACCGCCGGAAGCACAAGCAAAATTTCGACGCCGAAGAAATAGTTTCACGCATATACCCTTTCATTATCAGGGTCTTTGAAGTATACGAGATCCAGAATTCAGGAGAAGCCCTCTATTTCTACGGGACCCCGAAAACCGACGCTGAACACATTACACAGGAACTCTGGACCCCCCTCCAGCAGCGGAAGCTTGAGTTTTCCCTGAAATACGAACTTGGAGAACATGTCCTGGTTATCGCCCCTGAAAAGACTGCCCGGAAAAAACCCTGGGTGAACCTTGCCCTCCTTGTTGCGACGATTTTTACCACCATGATTTCAGGAGCCGTAATGTTCGGGGTAGACCTTGGAAACGAACCCCTGGAATTTATCCGAGGCCTTCCCTTCACCCTTGCCATAATGGCTGTGCTCGGCTCCCATGAGATGGCACACTATGCGGCAGCCAAGTACCATGGGATGAAAACCTCTCTTCCTTATTTCATCCCATTTCCCACTTTCATCGGCACGATGGGTGCGGTCATTAAGTACAGGGGTCCCATCCCCAGCCGGAAAGCCCTCTTTGATGTGGGGATAGCAGGACCCATAGTGGGGCTTCTGGTCTCCATCGCGGTTACTGTCATAGGACTCTCCATGGAGGTCCCCAGGGTAGACCCACTGCCAAACGTCCTTATGATTGACCTGGGCCTGCCCCCGCTTTTCATAATCATCCAGAAGCTTCTGGGCGTAAGCGGAGATAGCCTGCACCCTGTGGCCTTTGCAGGCTGGGTGGGGATGTTCGTAACCCTCATGAACCTGCTCCCTGCAGGGCAACTCGACGGCGGGCACGTGCTCAGGGCGATGCTCGGGAAAAAGGCAGCCTACGTCTCAACAGCCATGCCCTTTGTTCTTCTAAGCACAGGGCTTTATGTAAGTTACTGGCTGAAGGAGGACGGGTTAATCTGGATCTTCTGGGCGCTATTCCTTTCGCTCTTTGCAGCCGCAGGACATCCATCTCCCCTCCACGACAAAGTGGAACTTGACAAAAAACGTATCCTGATAGGGGTCATAACCTTTATTATGGGGATGCTCTGCTTTACCCTGGTTCCGTTCAAATTTATGGGCTGA
- a CDS encoding TIGR04013 family B12-binding domain/radical SAM domain-containing protein — translation MDVNFRYSKKNSYSFAVLSPLLPGAGFTDMPRKGIMIYSFTTRQAANVFKEVKNAGTNSIFIAGGPHPSGAPEETLEYFDYVVLGEGEETLPELVKALREKGDQEKVRGIAYKDPGTGKIVKTPERPHVNLDNYPCFNPKKLRAPIEISRGCPWGCKYCQTPRLFGREVRHRSIDTIVRNARHYDDLRFIASNAFAYGSDGIHPRLDKVEKLLSTLHEMPGKKIYFGTFPSEVRPEFVNDMSVELVREYCANQSLSLGAQSGSERILKEIRRGHTVEDSISAVECCLEHEIVPAVDFIFGFPTETEEDQEKSLDLVRWICKKGGTVRAHYLTPLPGTPYASVTPTEISDKVRRELGKLALHGKLTGYWEKH, via the coding sequence ATGGACGTGAATTTCCGCTATAGCAAGAAAAATTCATACAGCTTTGCAGTTCTCTCCCCCCTGCTGCCGGGAGCAGGTTTTACTGACATGCCCCGAAAAGGGATCATGATCTACAGTTTTACCACACGTCAGGCAGCAAATGTATTCAAAGAAGTAAAAAATGCAGGTACAAACTCCATCTTCATTGCAGGAGGCCCTCACCCCTCTGGGGCTCCCGAAGAAACCCTGGAATATTTTGACTATGTTGTGCTCGGGGAAGGAGAAGAGACCCTTCCCGAACTGGTAAAGGCCCTACGGGAAAAAGGAGACCAGGAAAAGGTCCGGGGAATAGCATACAAAGACCCCGGAACCGGGAAAATCGTCAAAACCCCGGAAAGGCCCCACGTAAACCTGGACAATTACCCCTGCTTTAACCCGAAGAAACTCCGAGCCCCGATCGAGATCAGCCGGGGCTGCCCCTGGGGCTGCAAATACTGCCAGACTCCGAGGCTTTTCGGGAGGGAAGTCAGGCACCGGAGCATTGACACTATAGTCCGGAATGCCAGGCACTACGATGACCTCAGATTCATAGCTTCCAATGCCTTTGCTTACGGGAGTGACGGGATCCACCCCAGGCTGGATAAGGTTGAGAAACTGCTTTCGACCCTGCACGAAATGCCCGGGAAAAAGATTTATTTCGGGACTTTTCCTTCCGAGGTGCGCCCAGAATTTGTGAACGACATGTCCGTGGAACTTGTCCGCGAATACTGCGCAAACCAGAGCCTGAGCCTGGGAGCCCAGTCGGGAAGCGAGCGTATCTTAAAAGAAATCCGAAGAGGGCATACCGTAGAAGACAGCATCAGTGCCGTAGAATGCTGCCTGGAACACGAAATAGTCCCTGCAGTAGACTTTATCTTCGGCTTTCCCACCGAAACCGAGGAAGACCAGGAAAAAAGCCTGGACCTTGTCCGCTGGATCTGCAAAAAAGGAGGCACTGTCCGGGCCCATTACCTTACCCCTCTGCCCGGAACCCCGTACGCATCCGTTACCCCCACCGAAATCAGCGACAAAGTCCGGCGCGAGCTCGGGAAACTTGCCCTCCATGGAAAATTAACCGGGTACTGGGAGAAACACTGA